One window of the Candidatus Hydrogenedentota bacterium genome contains the following:
- a CDS encoding CDP-alcohol phosphatidyltransferase family protein — protein sequence MTIANRITISRLVLMPVFLGCVLGYAPNREYYRHIAFVLYVLAALSDIADGNIARYFGQESRLGKRLDPLADKLLINLSFIFVASNSAFDPGLPLWVPPVFLARDIYIVLGAFLINERYGPFKVKPKLSGKISTILQMALIISVLLGNFLTPAILAGALCAALWSAVDYFFAGYQQTMNRRSN from the coding sequence GTGACCATTGCCAATCGTATTACCATCTCAAGGCTGGTACTCATGCCCGTATTTCTCGGGTGCGTGCTTGGCTATGCCCCGAACCGCGAATATTATAGACATATCGCCTTTGTCCTCTATGTGCTTGCCGCCCTTTCCGATATTGCCGACGGCAACATTGCCCGTTATTTTGGACAAGAATCTCGGTTGGGGAAACGGCTTGATCCTTTGGCCGATAAATTACTCATCAATCTGAGTTTCATTTTTGTCGCCTCCAACAGTGCCTTTGATCCGGGCTTGCCCCTGTGGGTGCCGCCTGTTTTTCTTGCCCGCGATATCTATATTGTCTTGGGCGCTTTTCTGATTAATGAACGCTATGGACCGTTTAAGGTCAAACCGAAACTTTCCGGTAAGATAAGCACAATCCTCCAAATGGCGCTCATTATCTCCGTATTACTGGGTAATTTTCTGACGCCCGCAATCCTTGCCGGTGCCCTATGCGCCGCGCTCTGGTCAGCTGTTGACTATTTCTTTGCAGGGTATCAACAAACGATGAACCGTAGA